In Halobacterium noricense, the genomic stretch ACATCGTCACGAGCACGCGGGGGTTCCTGCTCGGGGACGCCGCCGGTCAGACGAAGCCGTTCACGGGCGGCGGCATCCTCTACGGGATGACGGCCGCGGACTGCGCCGCGCGCGAAATCGACCCCGACCGCCCCACGACGCTCACCGCCTACGAGGACGCGTGGCGCGACGAACTCGGGCGCGACATCCAACTGGGCCACCTCGTCCGCAAGGGGTACTCCGCACCCCAACCGATTCAGCGCGCGGGGATGCGACTGTTCGAGGGGGAAATCGGCGTCCACATGGACCAGCCGACGAGCCTCTTCTCCGCCGAACAGTTGCGCGCGCTGCTGCGATAATTAGTTCTCGTACGTCGGGAGGCGCGCCGAGCGCCCCGTGCACTCGACGAACGGCAGGTCCGTAATCTCCGCAGCGGCGTCGCCGTCGTCGGTTTCGACGGTCACGCTGCCGGCATCGACGTCGTAGTTCACTTCGGCGAACGCGATTGGCTCCTCGCGCAGCGGGCTGACGACTGCGCGCGTGATTTCGCCGACGTCGTCGCCGTCCTGCGCGACGGCTGCGCCCGCGTCGGGAAGTTCCTCGGCGACGAGCCCCACCAGCCGGCTGCTCGGCCGGCCGCGGTTCTTCACCTTCGAGACGACCTCCTGCCCGACGAAACAGCCCTTCTCGTAGTCGACGGCGTTGCCGAGGCCGAGCACGTTCGGGACCCGGCCTTCCAGTTCCGTCTCGAACAGCGGCGTCCCGGCCTCCAGCGTGAGCGTCTCCCACGTCCGCCGGCCGAACGGCGTGGCGTTCAGCCCGCGGACGACCAGCGTCTCGAAGACGGGGTCGGCGTCGGCGGCCGCGCAGACGACGAGGTAGCCCTCCTCGCCCGCGAGGTCGTCGTCGCGGATGACCGTCACGCCCTCCTCCATCGCGCCGCGCACGAACGTCAGCGGCTCCTCGGGCGGGCTCGCGCCGCCGAGCACGCTCGCTATCTTCTCCGTGGCTTTCGGGCCGTGCGCGCCGAAGACGCCGAAGCGGTCGGTCGCGTGCTCGACGTCGACGTCCTGGACGAACGTCCGCTCGCTCCACTCCTCAGCGATGGCCTCGCCCTCGCCGGCCGGGAAGAACACGAGCAGGCTGTCGCCGGTCGCGAACGCGTAACAGTCCACGCGAATCCGGCCCTGCGGGTCCAACAGAAGCGCGTACGCCCCCTCGCCGTCCGCCGTGGGGACGTGGTTGGTGACGGTGTCGTCGACGAACTCGTGGCGGTCCTCGC encodes the following:
- the ygfZ gene encoding CAF17-like 4Fe-4S cluster assembly/insertion protein YgfZ, yielding MTVVRDLHEDHGASFRDVAGRALPEEYGRPERTHRAVRNVVGVTEHAFDVVVVTGEDRHEFVDDTVTNHVPTADGEGAYALLLDPQGRIRVDCYAFATGDSLLVFFPAGEGEAIAEEWSERTFVQDVDVEHATDRFGVFGAHGPKATEKIASVLGGASPPEEPLTFVRGAMEEGVTVIRDDDLAGEEGYLVVCAAADADPVFETLVVRGLNATPFGRRTWETLTLEAGTPLFETELEGRVPNVLGLGNAVDYEKGCFVGQEVVSKVKNRGRPSSRLVGLVAEELPDAGAAVAQDGDDVGEITRAVVSPLREEPIAFAEVNYDVDAGSVTVETDDGDAAAEITDLPFVECTGRSARLPTYEN